Proteins from a genomic interval of Pseudomonas sp. RC10:
- a CDS encoding LysR family transcriptional regulator, producing MVTIVEKTAGLVAFVRTVDAGSFSGAGRLLGASPSAVSKSVARLEKRLGVLLLRRSTRTLNLTAEGSVYYDFVAPLLQGIESAEDVVQSSASARGLLRISVPVLVGRTLVSGWVKAFASRSPNIKLEVTVTDRNVDLIREGYDVAIRIGRLDDTGLIGRHLADTAYTLAASPEYLARRGYPETVQDLEDHESVRYLLAGRPFPFVFADGRRVLPEGGFDTDDAVTLLQAALDGMGVIQLPAFALLDDLEQGRLVRVLPHEPMETTSIHVLHAFGRQVPMRVRLFIDYLLETRERFERLGMQT from the coding sequence ATGGTCACCATCGTGGAAAAAACCGCCGGGCTTGTTGCTTTCGTACGGACTGTCGACGCGGGTTCGTTCAGCGGAGCGGGGAGATTGCTCGGTGCGAGTCCTTCCGCAGTGTCAAAAAGTGTGGCGCGGTTGGAAAAGAGACTGGGCGTGTTGTTGTTGCGGCGCTCCACTCGAACCCTGAATCTCACGGCCGAAGGCAGTGTGTATTACGACTTTGTCGCGCCACTGCTCCAAGGCATCGAAAGCGCCGAAGACGTGGTGCAATCCAGCGCATCGGCGCGAGGACTTTTACGTATCAGTGTGCCAGTCCTGGTGGGGCGAACGCTGGTCTCGGGATGGGTTAAAGCGTTCGCGTCACGCTCTCCGAACATCAAGCTGGAAGTTACCGTCACAGACCGCAATGTTGATTTGATTCGCGAAGGTTATGACGTGGCGATACGCATCGGTCGACTAGACGACACTGGCCTCATTGGTCGGCATCTCGCTGACACGGCCTACACCCTGGCCGCTTCTCCTGAATATCTCGCTCGGCGAGGTTACCCCGAAACCGTTCAGGATTTGGAAGACCATGAGAGCGTGCGATACCTGCTCGCTGGGCGACCGTTTCCCTTCGTGTTTGCTGACGGTCGCCGTGTGCTGCCGGAAGGAGGCTTCGACACCGATGATGCCGTCACGCTTTTGCAGGCGGCGCTGGATGGGATGGGCGTGATCCAGCTGCCAGCGTTTGCGCTGCTGGACGATCTGGAGCAGGGTCGGCTGGTTCGCGTGCTGCCCCACGAGCCAATGGAGACCACGTCGATTCATGTACTGCATGCGTTTGGAAGGCAGGTGCCGATGCGGGTTCGGTTGTTTATCGATTATCTGCTGGAGACTCGCGAGCGCTTTGAGCGGCTGGGCATGCAGACCTGA